One window of Schistocerca cancellata isolate TAMUIC-IGC-003103 chromosome 9, iqSchCanc2.1, whole genome shotgun sequence genomic DNA carries:
- the LOC126100903 gene encoding prisilkin-39-like — translation MVTVVAALRRAVLAVAVLWLVSVAYAAPAPAPAAKGDLQTDSSYGFGYYGYPGFYGYGYGFPYRYGYGYGYGFPYYGGYYGFYGHPFF, via the exons ATGGTTACTGTCGTCGCCGCACTCCGACGCGcc gtgCTGGCCGTGGCGGTGCTGTGGCTGGTGTCGGTAGCGTACGCCGCCCCCGCTCCCGCCCCCGCAGCGAAGGGCGACCTGCAGACGGACAGCTCGTACGGCTTCGGCTACTATGGGTATCCTGGCTTCTACGGTTACGGATACGGCTTTCCCTACCGATACGGATACGGTTACGGATACG gcTTCCCCTACTACGGTGGTTACTACGGGTTTTATGGACATCCCTTCTTCTAA